In Campylobacter concisus, one genomic interval encodes:
- a CDS encoding tRNA (cmo5U34)-methyltransferase: protein MRDEIFKEPISKQFEFDDFVASVFDDMISRSVPFYDVSSNLNAKLLAKILPKDASVCDLGCSTANSLLLLNNLRNDLVLSGVDNSEAMLANAKNKAKAYGAKIKFLLDDILKCELVGFDAVLANYTLQFIRPPKRADLVQKIYNGLNENGVFLFSEKIIFEDKKLTKSVIEIYEDYKQAQGYSRYEIAQKREALENVLVPYTEEENRSLALNAGFKHVASTFKWGNFMSFLAFK, encoded by the coding sequence ATGAGAGATGAAATTTTTAAAGAGCCTATAAGCAAGCAGTTTGAATTTGATGACTTTGTGGCGAGCGTTTTTGATGATATGATCTCGCGCTCAGTGCCATTTTACGACGTTAGTTCAAATCTAAACGCAAAGCTGCTTGCTAAAATTTTGCCAAAAGATGCAAGTGTATGCGACCTTGGCTGCTCGACGGCAAATAGCTTACTTTTACTAAACAACCTTAGAAACGACCTCGTGCTAAGTGGCGTGGATAACTCTGAAGCTATGCTAGCAAATGCCAAAAATAAGGCAAAGGCATATGGAGCAAAGATAAAATTTTTACTTGATGATATTTTAAAGTGTGAGCTAGTGGGCTTTGACGCAGTTTTGGCAAACTATACTTTGCAGTTTATCAGACCGCCAAAAAGGGCTGATCTAGTGCAAAAAATTTATAACGGACTAAATGAAAATGGAGTTTTTTTGTTTAGTGAAAAGATCATCTTTGAAGATAAGAAGCTTACTAAAAGCGTCATAGAAATTTACGAGGACTACAAACAGGCGCAAGGCTACTCACGCTACGAGATCGCCCAAAAAAGGGAGGCACTTGAAAATGTGCTGGTGCCATATACTGAAGAGGAAAATAGAAGCTTAGCCCTAAATGCTGGCTTTAAGCATGTTGCGAGCACGTTTAAATGGGGAAATTTTATGAGCTTTTTGGCGTTTAAGTAA
- a CDS encoding Rrf2 family transcriptional regulator, which yields MLFTKASEYALLSLILISQKSSPVDVDTISNELKISKSFLAKILQNLAKDGILKSFKGANGGFALNDEPENLTIKKIIECAEKRELSVFECSSSALGCPSNKASSCQIWSMFSGLQNKIDEMLDAIKLSDIVKK from the coding sequence ATGCTTTTTACAAAGGCAAGCGAATACGCTCTACTTTCACTTATTTTAATATCCCAAAAATCATCACCAGTTGATGTCGATACGATTTCAAATGAGCTTAAAATTTCAAAAAGTTTTTTGGCTAAAATTTTACAAAATCTCGCAAAGGATGGAATTTTAAAGTCATTTAAAGGAGCAAATGGCGGCTTTGCACTAAATGATGAACCTGAAAATTTAACGATAAAAAAGATAATTGAGTGTGCCGAAAAGCGTGAGCTAAGCGTTTTTGAGTGCTCGTCTTCAGCACTTGGCTGCCCATCAAATAAAGCCTCAAGCTGTCAAATTTGGTCCATGTTTAGTGGTCTTCAAAACAAGATAGATGAGATGCTTGATGCGATAAAACTAAGTGACATCGTTAAGAAGTAG
- the flhA gene encoding EscV/YscV/HrcV family type III secretion system export apparatus protein (membrane protein involved in the flagellar export apparatus), translating into MAKQKNSILTLVAPFLAPVLRFKSLSIVGIIVAILAIIIVPLPSAVLDFFLALSISISVLIILISIYVPKPTDLSTFPTLILIVTLFRLSLNIATTRMILSEGHNGPEAVSEIISSFGNFVVGGNFVIGTIVFCILVLINFMVVTKGSTRVSEVQARFTLDAMPGKQMAIDADLNAGLIDEKTARERRQAIIGEANFYGAMDGSSKFIKGDAVAGIIITIINIIGGFAIGSFQHGLDMATSAQYYTILTIGDGLVSQIPGLITSTATAIIITRASKDDEDFAEGTLNQLLGDYKTLLIVGFILFMFALVPGLPTLSLGFIAVLFLGLGYIIKQTKDGGLNLSLASKDKTASKKAGAATQSGAGAAASGATTKAPKKSDEEIAREEETKINDILKLEILELDLGYGLLKLADVDLIERIRAMRRNIASSLGFLMPKIRIRDNLQLPPNEYRFKLKGIVIGQGEIYADKFLAMDSGLVSEDIEGIPTKEPAFGLDALWIDASVKEDAILSGYTIVDPASVISTHMSELIKQNAAELLTRQETQNLLDKLKIDYPVVVEDTLRIAPINLIQKVLKALLKDNIPIKDLLSILEAISDIAEVSKNLDMIIEHVRAALSRVITSLYIDEKGQLNFYILDSAAQQKLMDAVQYKDGAYHLMINVAQTSSIVQALRHEKEKRPMSQHGEMVLCVEPSLRKFIANICANFAIDIVVLSFAEISANTPFETVGVIEIENL; encoded by the coding sequence TTGGCAAAGCAAAAAAATAGCATTTTAACGCTTGTTGCACCGTTTCTTGCGCCGGTTTTAAGGTTTAAAAGTCTTAGCATTGTTGGTATTATAGTCGCCATCCTTGCTATTATCATTGTCCCACTTCCAAGTGCTGTTCTTGACTTTTTTTTGGCGCTTTCGATCTCGATTTCAGTGCTTATTATTTTGATTTCTATTTATGTGCCAAAGCCAACTGATCTTAGTACGTTTCCGACACTTATTCTCATTGTTACATTATTTCGCTTGTCGCTAAATATCGCAACTACACGTATGATCCTAAGCGAAGGTCATAATGGCCCAGAAGCGGTTAGTGAGATCATCTCAAGCTTTGGAAATTTTGTCGTTGGTGGCAACTTTGTCATCGGCACCATCGTCTTTTGTATCCTGGTGCTCATAAATTTCATGGTTGTAACCAAAGGTTCAACTCGTGTAAGTGAAGTGCAAGCACGTTTTACACTTGATGCGATGCCAGGTAAGCAAATGGCAATAGACGCGGACCTAAATGCAGGTTTGATCGATGAAAAAACAGCGCGCGAAAGACGCCAGGCTATCATCGGCGAGGCAAATTTTTACGGTGCCATGGACGGTTCGTCTAAATTTATAAAAGGTGACGCCGTCGCTGGCATCATCATCACTATCATTAATATCATCGGTGGCTTTGCTATCGGCTCGTTTCAGCATGGCCTTGATATGGCGACATCGGCTCAGTATTATACGATCCTAACTATCGGTGATGGCCTTGTGAGCCAGATCCCAGGACTTATCACATCAACAGCGACTGCTATTATCATCACAAGGGCTAGCAAGGACGATGAGGACTTTGCAGAGGGCACGCTAAATCAGCTATTAGGGGATTATAAAACCTTGCTGATAGTGGGCTTCATACTATTTATGTTTGCTCTTGTCCCAGGGCTTCCGACTCTTTCTCTTGGCTTTATAGCAGTGCTATTTTTGGGGCTTGGCTACATCATCAAGCAGACCAAAGATGGCGGGCTAAATTTAAGCCTTGCGTCAAAAGACAAAACAGCTTCTAAAAAAGCTGGAGCCGCTACGCAAAGCGGAGCAGGTGCAGCTGCTAGTGGTGCCACCACTAAGGCGCCAAAGAAGAGCGACGAAGAGATCGCAAGAGAAGAAGAGACGAAGATAAACGACATCTTAAAGCTTGAAATTTTAGAGCTTGACCTAGGATATGGTCTGCTAAAGCTAGCTGATGTGGATCTCATTGAGAGGATTCGTGCTATGAGGCGAAATATCGCTTCAAGTCTTGGCTTTTTGATGCCAAAGATAAGGATCCGCGATAACCTTCAACTACCGCCAAACGAGTACCGCTTTAAGCTAAAAGGCATCGTGATCGGTCAGGGTGAAATTTACGCGGATAAATTTCTAGCGATGGATAGTGGCCTAGTTAGCGAAGATATCGAGGGGATTCCGACAAAAGAGCCAGCTTTTGGGCTGGATGCACTCTGGATCGATGCTAGCGTCAAAGAGGACGCCATACTTAGCGGATATACGATAGTTGATCCTGCAAGCGTCATCTCAACGCATATGAGCGAGCTTATCAAGCAAAATGCAGCTGAGCTTCTCACTCGCCAAGAGACGCAAAATTTATTAGACAAACTAAAGATCGACTACCCAGTTGTGGTCGAGGATACGCTAAGGATCGCACCTATAAATTTGATCCAAAAGGTTTTAAAAGCGCTGCTTAAAGACAATATCCCGATCAAAGATCTGCTTAGCATACTTGAGGCCATTAGTGATATCGCCGAGGTTAGTAAAAATTTAGACATGATCATCGAGCACGTGCGTGCAGCACTCTCACGTGTCATCACTTCGCTTTATATCGATGAGAAAGGTCAGCTAAATTTTTACATTTTAGATAGTGCCGCACAGCAAAAGCTTATGGACGCGGTGCAGTATAAAGACGGCGCGTATCACCTGATGATAAATGTGGCTCAAACTTCATCGATTGTTCAGGCTCTAAGGCATGAAAAAGAGAAACGGCCGATGAGTCAGCACGGCGAAATGGTGCTTTGCGTGGAGCCAAGCCTAAGAAAATTTATAGCAAATATTTGCGCAAATTTTGCCATCGACATCGTGGTGCTAAGCTTTGCTGAGATCTCTGCAAATACGCCATTTGAAACGGTTGGCGTCATAGAAATAGAAAATTTATAA
- a CDS encoding serine protease, with amino-acid sequence MKKILVLVAAVFALNAMANENLDKANELYTKKNFNEAYLYFNKACGEGEKKACTMNAIMLFNGDGVAKDRVQAEKIFTKMCDENEGMACEKLGEMIAYGLVKDKNANEAKNEEKAKALFKKACDNGYQPACDFVTK; translated from the coding sequence ATGAAGAAAATTTTAGTTTTAGTGGCAGCGGTTTTTGCGTTAAATGCTATGGCAAATGAAAATTTAGACAAGGCAAATGAGCTTTATACAAAGAAAAATTTTAATGAAGCTTATCTTTATTTTAATAAGGCTTGTGGAGAGGGTGAGAAAAAAGCTTGCACGATGAATGCGATCATGCTATTTAACGGCGACGGCGTGGCAAAAGATAGAGTTCAGGCTGAGAAAATTTTTACAAAAATGTGTGATGAAAATGAGGGCATGGCTTGCGAAAAACTAGGCGAAATGATCGCTTATGGCCTTGTAAAAGATAAAAACGCAAACGAAGCAAAGAACGAAGAAAAAGCAAAGGCTTTATTTAAAAAAGCTTGTGATAACGGCTACCAACCAGCTTGCGACTTTGTGACAAAATAA
- a CDS encoding hemolysin: MRFDNYVASVLNISRNKASELIKGGKVLTNGEICTKVSSEVSEAKISLLDEIYVGRGALKLKSFLETMKFDLTGKNALDIGSSTGGFMQILLSKGVKSVTGVDVGTDQLDASLRSDERVKIYEKTDVREFAKQEQGKFDLITCDVSFISLAEILPAICELASVNSLIITLFKPQFEVGVGVKRNKKGVVTDMKAINLAMKRFEVMANGLGFKMITCKECEVKGKEGNAEFFYAFNKR; the protein is encoded by the coding sequence TTGAGGTTTGATAACTACGTCGCAAGCGTTTTAAACATAAGTAGAAACAAGGCGAGCGAGCTGATAAAGGGCGGCAAGGTGCTAACAAATGGCGAAATTTGCACCAAGGTTTCAAGCGAGGTTAGCGAGGCTAAAATTTCGCTGCTTGATGAAATTTACGTTGGGCGAGGGGCGCTTAAGCTAAAGAGTTTTTTGGAGACGATGAAATTTGATCTAACTGGCAAAAACGCACTTGATATAGGTAGCTCGACTGGTGGCTTTATGCAAATTTTGTTAAGCAAAGGCGTAAAAAGCGTGACTGGTGTGGATGTGGGTACTGATCAGTTAGATGCCAGCCTAAGAAGCGATGAGCGAGTGAAAATTTATGAAAAAACTGACGTCAGAGAGTTTGCTAAGCAAGAGCAAGGTAAATTTGATCTAATAACCTGCGATGTTAGCTTTATCTCTTTAGCTGAAATTTTGCCTGCCATTTGTGAGCTAGCAAGCGTAAATTCGCTCATTATCACGCTTTTTAAGCCACAATTTGAAGTGGGTGTTGGCGTAAAACGAAATAAAAAAGGAGTCGTCACTGATATGAAAGCTATAAATTTAGCGATGAAGAGGTTTGAAGTGATGGCTAATGGCTTAGGATTTAAAATGATAACTTGCAAAGAGTGTGAAGTAAAAGGGAAAGAGGGAAATGCCGAATTTTTCTACGCTTTTAACAAAAGATAA
- a CDS encoding bifunctional riboflavin kinase/FMN adenylyltransferase, producing the protein MPNFSTLLTKDNITAVAIGHFDGVHRGHKQLLKQLGEFGGLVVIDKNKANITPKLKRAEYSNYPCFLYDFESIKGLSGEEFIALLKRDFKNLKKIVVGFDFRFGRNRAWDKHDLKRIFDGEVVVVDEVCYDGMGVHSSAIRELIRQGNIEEANRLIGREYSIEGNVIKGQGIGAKELVATLNLDVKNYLLPKDGVYATRTRIGSYTYGSVTFIGNRLSTDGNFSVETHILDEVAPKVAKHVAVCFIKRLRDNKKFDTLEELKEQIKCDINGARACVGVCDLFGNETMRYFDGYGAGI; encoded by the coding sequence ATGCCGAATTTTTCTACGCTTTTAACAAAAGATAATATCACTGCCGTTGCGATAGGGCACTTTGACGGCGTGCACAGAGGGCACAAGCAGCTTTTAAAGCAGCTAGGCGAGTTTGGCGGACTTGTCGTGATTGATAAAAACAAAGCCAACATTACGCCAAAGCTAAAGCGAGCGGAGTACTCAAACTATCCTTGCTTCTTGTATGATTTTGAGAGCATAAAAGGGCTTAGCGGCGAGGAATTTATCGCACTTTTGAAGAGGGATTTTAAAAATTTAAAAAAGATCGTTGTTGGCTTTGATTTTAGATTTGGTAGAAATAGAGCATGGGACAAGCACGATCTGAAAAGAATTTTTGATGGAGAAGTAGTTGTCGTTGACGAGGTTTGCTACGATGGTATGGGCGTGCATAGCTCAGCCATTAGAGAGCTGATACGTCAGGGCAACATCGAAGAGGCAAACAGGCTAATAGGCAGGGAGTACTCAATCGAGGGCAATGTGATAAAAGGACAGGGCATCGGTGCAAAGGAGCTAGTTGCAACGCTAAATTTGGATGTAAAAAATTATCTTTTGCCTAAAGACGGCGTATACGCCACAAGAACAAGGATAGGCTCATATACCTACGGCTCGGTCACATTTATAGGCAATAGGCTTAGCACGGATGGAAATTTTAGCGTCGAGACACACATATTAGACGAGGTCGCGCCAAAAGTAGCGAAGCATGTCGCGGTTTGTTTTATAAAGCGCCTAAGAGATAATAAAAAATTTGACACACTTGAAGAGCTAAAAGAACAGATCAAATGCGATATAAACGGAGCTAGAGCTTGTGTTGGAGTGTGCGATCTTTTTGGTAACGAGACAATGAGATACTTTGATGGATACGGAGCTGGTATATGA
- a CDS encoding spermidine/putrescine ABC transporter substrate-binding protein, giving the protein MKEGKVICPYCGTGCQVTLHVENNVVRAATGVEDNPVNQGNLCLKGFYGWDYVASPDRLTKPLIRKKNGVFSKDGEFEEASWDEALDLVVEKMKEAKEKYGPDSLAGNFSARCTLEDNYVAQKLMRAVIGTNNVDHCARI; this is encoded by the coding sequence ATGAAAGAAGGCAAAGTCATCTGTCCTTATTGTGGGACGGGCTGTCAGGTTACCTTGCATGTGGAAAATAACGTCGTTCGTGCCGCAACTGGCGTCGAAGACAATCCAGTCAATCAAGGAAATTTATGTTTAAAGGGCTTTTATGGCTGGGACTACGTTGCAAGTCCAGACAGACTTACAAAGCCGCTTATTAGAAAGAAAAACGGGGTCTTTTCAAAGGACGGTGAATTTGAAGAGGCCAGCTGGGACGAGGCGCTTGATCTTGTCGTAGAAAAGATGAAAGAGGCAAAAGAGAAATACGGCCCTGACTCACTAGCAGGTAACTTCTCAGCACGCTGTACATTAGAGGACAACTACGTCGCTCAAAAGCTAATGCGCGCTGTAATTGGCACAAACAACGTCGATCACTGTGCTAGAATTTGA
- a CDS encoding 30S ribosomal protein S15 — MALDSAKKAQIVAKFARKEGDTGSPEVQIALLTARITELTEHLKIFKKDFSSRLGLLKLVGQRKRLLKYLKNKDYATYSKLISELGLRDK, encoded by the coding sequence ATGGCTTTGGATTCGGCTAAAAAAGCTCAAATAGTTGCGAAATTCGCTAGAAAAGAGGGAGATACAGGCTCTCCAGAAGTTCAAATAGCTCTTTTAACAGCTAGAATAACTGAACTTACAGAACACCTTAAAATTTTCAAAAAAGACTTTTCATCACGATTAGGTCTTTTGAAACTAGTTGGTCAAAGAAAAAGACTTTTAAAGTATCTTAAAAATAAAGACTATGCTACATATTCAAAACTAATCTCTGAGCTTGGCTTAAGAGATAAATAA
- a CDS encoding formate dehydrogenase: MIGSNPENGHPIAAMHIQRALNRGAKLIVIDPIKTEFASRADIHLQLEPEHNIPVINALLYTIIEEGLVNEEFVRDHTIGIEYVKEAVKDYAPEVVAKYTRLNPEDIRAAARMYATTKPAVITHGMGVTHFNHGVGGVCDVSNLFLITGNICELGTGDLPLRGQENVQGCCDMGVLPNIFPNLGSVTDPEQRAWFEKIWHLEPGFLNSKIGIHKTEVPDAILDGRVHFFWTIGENPVISEPNTNHFLKGIANVDFYVVQDLFLTETSLKADVVLPGVASSEKEGLYTNAERRVQHNEAVITPPGDARQDWWIVCEIARRLGATEGFNFNSPEEIWEEVRKCDPRRYGGMSYYRLKKYHGLHWPCPTEDDMGGQSLYLDKKFFTPDGKGRFVPCLFVDKADEIESAKLEFAKKMNMSPEYPIMAGSVDEKTDAEYPIQLLTTRKVYQYTVGTMTRRSRAIEEGGDSIGPIAEMSPALAERYGLKQGDFIKAWSRYGYIVVKAEVTDIVPDGIIQMTFHYWESSCNELTSSGWDYISKTPTFKAAIQIKKIDEEEFLRVRELKREKFQTSKIIYDDFHHHGNVAINE; encoded by the coding sequence ATGATAGGCTCAAACCCAGAAAATGGTCACCCAATCGCAGCTATGCACATCCAAAGAGCGCTAAACCGCGGTGCAAAACTGATCGTTATCGACCCCATTAAGACTGAGTTTGCAAGTAGAGCCGATATCCACTTGCAGCTAGAGCCTGAGCACAACATCCCAGTTATTAACGCACTTCTTTACACTATCATCGAAGAAGGCCTTGTAAATGAGGAGTTTGTAAGAGATCACACAATAGGCATCGAGTACGTTAAAGAAGCTGTAAAAGACTATGCCCCAGAGGTTGTAGCAAAATACACAAGGCTAAATCCAGAGGATATCAGAGCAGCTGCTAGAATGTATGCCACCACAAAACCAGCCGTCATCACTCACGGCATGGGCGTAACTCACTTCAACCACGGCGTTGGCGGAGTTTGCGATGTATCAAATTTATTCTTGATCACTGGAAACATCTGTGAGCTTGGCACAGGCGACTTGCCGCTTAGAGGTCAAGAGAACGTTCAAGGCTGCTGCGATATGGGCGTTTTACCAAATATCTTCCCAAATCTTGGTTCAGTAACTGACCCAGAGCAAAGAGCTTGGTTTGAGAAAATATGGCACCTAGAACCTGGATTTTTAAACTCAAAAATAGGCATCCATAAAACTGAAGTGCCTGATGCGATACTTGATGGCAGAGTGCATTTCTTCTGGACTATCGGTGAAAACCCGGTCATCTCTGAGCCAAATACAAACCACTTCTTAAAAGGCATTGCAAATGTCGATTTCTACGTGGTTCAAGATCTATTTTTAACTGAGACTTCACTAAAAGCTGACGTCGTTCTCCCTGGCGTTGCAAGTAGTGAAAAAGAGGGTCTTTACACAAACGCAGAGCGCCGTGTCCAGCACAACGAAGCAGTCATAACACCTCCAGGTGATGCTAGACAAGACTGGTGGATCGTTTGCGAGATCGCACGTCGTTTGGGCGCAACAGAGGGCTTTAACTTCAATTCACCAGAAGAGATTTGGGAAGAAGTTAGAAAATGTGACCCTAGACGCTACGGCGGCATGAGCTACTATAGACTTAAAAAATATCACGGACTTCACTGGCCATGCCCAACTGAAGATGATATGGGCGGTCAAAGCTTGTATCTTGATAAGAAATTCTTTACACCTGATGGTAAAGGCCGCTTCGTGCCTTGTCTATTTGTGGATAAGGCTGATGAGATCGAGAGCGCAAAACTTGAGTTTGCTAAGAAGATGAATATGTCACCAGAGTATCCTATCATGGCTGGTTCAGTCGATGAGAAGACTGACGCTGAGTATCCGATACAGCTTTTAACTACAAGAAAAGTTTATCAATACACAGTTGGTACCATGACAAGACGCTCACGTGCCATCGAAGAGGGCGGAGATAGCATCGGACCTATCGCTGAGATGAGCCCAGCGCTTGCAGAGAGATACGGACTAAAACAAGGCGACTTCATCAAAGCTTGGAGTAGATACGGCTACATCGTCGTAAAAGCTGAAGTGACTGACATCGTGCCTGATGGCATCATCCAGATGACCTTCCACTACTGGGAGAGCTCTTGCAACGAGCTAACAAGCAGCGGTTGGGACTATATCAGCAAGACTCCGACATTTAAAGCAGCTATCCAGATCAAAAAGATCGATGAAGAGGAATTTTTACGAGTTCGCGAGCTAAAACGCGAGAAATTCCAAACTTCAAAGATCATCTACGATGACTTCCACCACCACGGAAACGTAGCGATAAATGAGTAA